Proteins from one Camelina sativa cultivar DH55 chromosome 8, Cs, whole genome shotgun sequence genomic window:
- the LOC104706345 gene encoding tRNA dimethylallyltransferase 9: MVISSGVFLSRACYLRLQPPSLAMRRSFCGATACSVPMNGTNKRKSEKEKVIVISGPTGAGKSRLAMELAKRLNGEIISADSVQVYRGLDIGSAKPSDRDRKEVPHHLIDILHPSEEYSVGQFCNDARQATKDILSRGRVPIVTGGTGLYLRWFIYGKPDVPKPSQEVTAAVHDMLVNFETEHDWEAAVEMVVNAGDPKACSLPRNDWYRLRRSLEILKSTGLPPSSFRIPYDSFREKLNLPDADDFLEDGLSADISIQNIETDLDYDFLCFFLSSPRVALYRSIDFRCEDMLSGPNGVLSEARWLLDIGLLPNTNPATRAIGYRQAMEYLLYCSRYGGESSPRDFHVFLNRFQTASRNFAKRQMTWFRCEPIYHWLNASKPLDMILQCIYDAYENETETLEIPESLRMSKDVLDSREASELKLYRSRNRQFVTREDCASVLEWIRSEGCKSEVPCMESAVV, translated from the exons ATGGTGATTAGCAGTGGCGTGTTTTTGAGCCGTGCGTGTTACTTGAGACTGCAGCCGCCGAGCCTTGCAATGCGCAGGAGCTTCTGCGGAGCCACGGCTTGCTCTGTTCCTATGAACGGGACCAATAAGAGAAAGTCCGAAAAGGAGAAGGTGATTGTGATTTCTGGACCTACCGGCGCCGGAAAAAGCAGACTTGCCATGGAGCTCGCCAAACGTCTCAATGGCGAAATCATCAGTGCTGACTCCGTTCAG GTGTACAGAGGCCTTGATATTGGATCAGCCAAGCCATCAGATAGAGATAGAAAG GAGGTGCCTCATCATCTTATCGACATTTTGCACCCCTCTGAAG AATACTCTGTGGGGCAGTTTTGTAATGATGCAAGGCAAGCTACCAAAGATATTCTTAGTAGAGGGCGTGTTCCCATAGTTACTGGTGGCACTGGATTGTACCTGCGCTG GTTTATCTATGGGAAGCCGGATGTGCCTAAACCTTCTCAAGAAGTCACCGCTGCGGTCCATGATATGCTAGTTAATTTTGAAACCGAACATGACTGGGAAGCAGCTGTGGAAATGGTTGTCAATGCTGGTGATCCAAAAGCCTGTTCTCTGCCTCGTAATGATTGGTACAGACTACGGCGTAGCCTCGAGATACTCAAG TCAACTGGATTACCTCCGTCTTCTTTTCGCATTCCATATGATTCTTTTCGAGAAAAGTTAAATCTTCCTGATGCCGATGACTTCCTTGAGGACGGTTTATCTGCTGATATCTCTATCCAAAACATAGAGACAGATTTGGATTATGACTTCCTTTGTTTTTTCCTGTCATCCCCACGGGTTGCTCTCTACAGATCTATTGATTTCAGATGTGAAGACATGCTTTCAG GACCCAATGGAGTTTTGTCAGAAGCTAGATGGCTTCTTGATATTGGTCTTCTTCCAAACACAAATCCTGCAACTCGTGCCATTGGGTACAGACAG GCAATGGAATATCTATTATATTGCAGTCGATACGGGGGTGAAAGTTCCCCTAGagattttcatgttttcttgaaCAGATTTCAGACAGCATCCAG AAACTTTGCAAAAAGGCAAATGACATGGTTCCGGTGTGAGCCTATCTACCACTGGCTAAATGCTTCCAAACCTCTG GATATGATACTTCAATGCATTTACGATGCTTACGAGAATGAAACAGAGACGTTGGAGATACCCGAGTCGCTCAGAATGAGCAAAGACGTATTAGATTCTCGAGAAGCTTCTGAACTAAAGCTATACCGCTCCAGAAAcag GCAATTCGTAACAAGAGAGGACTGTGCTTCGGTGTTAGAGTGGATCAGAAGTGAAGGATGTAAGAGTGAAGTTCCATGCATGGAAAGCGCAGTAGTATAG